In Esox lucius isolate fEsoLuc1 chromosome 22, fEsoLuc1.pri, whole genome shotgun sequence, the genomic window TGTCTCTCTGGTTGTTCCTCTATTTTTGGTTGTCTTGATGGACAGACACCTACAATTTGAAGggtatatattaaaaatatatgtaatgtataacagggagagacacatggaatgAACAAAGAGGGCCTTTATAGATATTTTACTAACAAAAGGAGAACAGGGAGGATGTGAAAGAGAGGATGTGAAGGGGAAATCCAACTCAAAAGACAAACTCCTTTCATAGGGAGGCAGCATCAATCCCTGGGCAGCCTCTCAGTGGTGTCTTGGGCGGACCAGGTGTTGGTGGTCACATTTTTGTCAGCACCCTGCTCCTGCACCCAGCAACCTCCAGTACCCAGCACCCTCCAAATACCAAGCTACTTGCAGGTATACTTGCAGGTGTCATGACACAACACTGATATAACTGTTCGTGTTTGATTGTGCAGTGGTCATTGTAAGAATCTTACCTTTACATCCATGTTTCGATAGCATGAATATTGTTAGAACCATGATGACAAACACCACAAGCACAGCCGACTTGTAAACATAAAGCCACAGCCCCTCCAGGAAACTGTCCCTCTGACCTGGTGTGATGTCTGTATAGAAAAGTGGAGCAAAGGCATCATTTCCATGTTTAACAGTGTGAGGTTTTGTTTGGTCTTGAATGTGCcctgttttctttcattgttttgaatgtagccaattatttttaatattatcgtttgcacctgtgtctcgtttgccCCCATACATGAGTTCTGTGTTTGCTGTCAGtaattgtgaggtattgtttgtgtttgcaacTCTACTGAACCTTCTCTTCCTGAGCATAGTATGATCTAAGTATCGTAAAAGACTGTTTGATATACTGACTTTCGCCTGACCGCTTCTCTGGATTTCCCCATTGTACTTCAGTCTCCTATCTATGTTGCTTCATCAGTTACTGACCATCTGCCTGCCCTTTCACTTCACTACAGCCTGTCCCCTTTGCTCTGCCGCTTCCTCCCTAATAAATGTCTTGCGTTCTGTGCTTGGATCCACCCCCCCATCCAACCAAACAGTTCTGTGTGCATTCATTACAGGCAGGTGAAACATACAACCAacagacattttaattaattgaagCTATAGTGGATTATAACCAgtgtgaattacattttgattggctgatatccgtggtatatttaaacaataaggAATTAGGTGGTGTGGTATATTGGTTCCCAATGCAAATAGAAGACTAAAAAGCAATGTTATGACAGTCTCAAATACCACAACTATTagccaatcagtattcaggattcaaacctgaGACTTTATAACTTGGCAATAAGTTacaagggggtgtggtgtaTTTCCATTATtacacagctaagagctgttcttacaCACATCGCACCTTGCCAGTTTTAACCTCTGGATATTGGCCATATTACCACACCTCCTCCAGCATTATTCTTTTACAAACACTAAAAATGACAAATTTTACTGTACAAAGTTACAAGTCTCTAGTCTCTTTTGGTCACTCAGTACAACACTAATCAAGTTAAACTTGAACACAGTTGTTCACTGAAAAAGGTAACAACATCACACCATCAAAAGGGAGACACTAGGAGGGCCTATTGTTGATCCTGGTGGCATTCCTATGGTCAACATATTGGTTACAAGACCTTCCACATATTGTGGAGTCTCTTGGTAGTTCTGTGGAAGCCCTTTCCACCCCTGGTTATAGGGTTTCAGAGATGATGTGCCTCATCTTAAGCAGATTTTTAGATATTGAGCTTAGTGACTTACTGAGCgacaaaacactgaagaaataaagAATGACTGACCAAAAAGCAACTTCAGTTTATGTCTGCAGTTCCCAGGGGGAATTAAAGACATAAAACAAATTTCGGGCCCTGCTCTGTTTTTGTGTGATGAAGAGTGGTCCTGGAATAGAAAGGTAAGGGCAAGCTCTAATTTATAAACGGTAGAAGGCAGAGCATTCGGTCAAGGTGCTAGTCCTCTCATAAAATTAGTAAAATTATTCAAATAGCATAAATAACATTAAGAATCAGCCTTAGTGATACAACAAAAATAATCGGGTGATTCTCGtatgacagtgtttgtgtttgctacTCTTAACATCTGTTATAGTTTATTTCAAGGGATTAGAAGAATTTGACAAACTCCTTAGGTTAAAGGGCCGCAATGTATATTTAGCTTAATGAACAGCCTAGCTTGCTTCACATGATAAAACAGTAGAATATAATCCAGATATGGCCTCTGCAGCATTGGTTAATCCTGGACAACCCTGAACACTTGTACtccttgaaaaacattttgtgagggAGCATGCTTGCTGATTCCCTACCTGAAGCAAATGGCTATCATAGGTTTGTAGGGTCAATTTATTCTGTAACTCTTTTATGTTTTGTATGCAATGCATGCTATGCTATGGGAAAGTGTTAATATCTGCTCTCTTACCTGTTTCCTTCTTCTGATTATTCATTGTGGTGCCATCCACACTCCCTGAAATGAAACACTAGATCTTAGTTGCAGGCAGAATTTGCCTCCATGAATAATGACTTCATCAATAACAAATTAACAAATCAGATGGAATTACAGTTAATCCTTTTCTTACCTGAAACAGTAACATTGATACTATGACTCACAGCggattctaatgtacattggtATAAACCAGAATCATTTACGTCTATTCTTTTGATTACCAGAAATGAGGTCCCATTATTGCTCCTTCTTTGCCATTTGATATCAATAAGAGCAGTTCTCTTGACAGGAACCCAATTTGATCCAttcaaaaagggctttataaataaatttgattgattgattgatcacacCATCAAAAGGGAGACACTAGGAGGGCCTATTGTTGATCCTGGTGGCATTCCTATGGTCAACATATTGGTTACAAGATCTTCCACATATTGTGGAGTCTCTTGGTAGTTCTGTGGAAGCCCTTTCCACCCCTGGTTATAGATTTTCAGAGATGATGTGCCTCATCTTAAGCTGATTTTTAGACAATGAGCACAGTGTTTTACCGAGCgacaaaacactgaagaaataaagAATGACTTCAGTTTATGTCTACAGTTCCCAGGGGGAATTAAAGAGGTAAAACACATTTGGGGctttggtctgtctgtgtgtgatgaaaAGTGGTCCTGGAATAGAAAGGTAAAGGGCAAGCTCTAATTTATAAACGGTAGAAGGCAGAGCATTTGGTCAAGGTGCTAGTCCTCTCACCATGCCTTGTACCATGTCTTGACAGTTTGTCAGTGGATTGAGTGTTAATCCATTAGGGGTCAAACCAGTTCCTTCCCTTCAGAAACAGCTGTCATAGACATATTCTAAAGGTGGATTTTAATAGGCTATCAACATGCtgttacagaaaataataaaaaaaaaacaattgaactaattgaaaaacaattgaaaaactaaataaatgtttgtccaCATAGTGACAGGATGTAAATGTTTCAACCTGCGTGTTTATAAAATAGTTTTACAGTCAGTAAAATTATTCAAATAGCATAAATAACATTAAGAATGAGCCTTAGTGATACAGACACAACTAAAATAATCTAGGGATTCTCGTATGACAGTGTTTGAGTTTTCTACTCTTAACATGTGTTATAGTTTATTTCAAGGGATTAGAAGAATTTGACAAACTCCTTAGTTTGAATGTTTTGTATGCAATGCATGCTATGCTATGGGAAAGTGTTAATATCTGCTCTCTTACCTGTTTCATTCTTCTGATTAACAACTGTGGTGCCTTCCACACTctctgaaatgaaacactagATCTTAGATGCAGGCAGAATTTGCTTCCATAAATAATGAATTCATCAATAACAAATTAACAAATCAAATGGAATTACAGTTAATCCTTTTCTTACCTGAGACAGTAACATGGATACCATGACTCACAGCggattctaatgtacattggtATAAACCAGAATCATTTACGTCTATTCTTTTGAATACCAGAAATGAGGTCCCATTATTTCTCCTTCTTTGCCATTTGATTTCAATGAGAGCAGTTCTCTTGACAGGAACCCAATCTGATCCAATAATTTTCCTCCATAAGATAAATGATGATGAGTCGGGACATAAAATAACAGTGCAGTTAATCTCCAAGTAATCTCCAGGTGAAGCCTTCCAGACAGTGTTCCTTTGTACTCTGAGCTCTGGGTAACAGTCAGATTTATTATCCTGTCCTGGAAAAATGGAAATCAGTGAAAGTCCATCAGCATCACTGACACAACCACACGTGCTTACATTTCATGAATAGCAAACGTGACATTGTATATAATTACTTTAAGCCTCAGAATTAGAGGGAGTGAACATATTACAATAACAGAGGAAATAATGAAGGACACTGAAATGGTCCGACTACATCCCATGGTGAAGAAAACTCATGACCTCTTTAACCTTTGGAGTCTGAAGAAATTCCGTTTGACCCAGAGAACCTCTACAAACTCAGCACTCTCAGGCTGAATCAACGCCAATGTCAGCCACCAGAACCCTGTTAGAGCTACTACCATCTAGCAGACCGAGACGGTTCAAGAGCATCATGACAGAAAAAAGCTTCTTTAAGACTGTTAAACCTACAATGTATCTGCCCTGGATGATGCACAGGCTACACACCcgtcatttttttgttttaaatcctTTAGcctttttgtaattttaaatCTTTATCAATAAGAAATACAAGTTAACTAATTTGATCCCAtaatgagtgtttttttttttttgtctaactTACCGTAGATGCCCAATAGAAGGAGAAGCCCAACCAAGATGGAGTGAGACAGGCCGGTCAGGTACCAGCGGTAGTTGGACCTCATGGTGACATCTAACACATGGACCTTCTTTGATAAAAATGTTAGAGTGGAAGTGGAGGTGGTTGAGGATGACTGATCATCTGAGTGttggtgttgtctgtgtgtctgaaagAGTGATATAAGCTGGgtgtcatccctctctctctgcttgtaCAGATACACACTTCCAAACTGGCCAATGTCTGTCACTTCCTGAGAGTTCATGataacatttctttctttcagttTTATATTTCCAGTACAGTAAGATTACTAAGGTTCCAAACATATGTATAAAAGCAATatgcaacaatttaaatatatttatttaaaactggGATTTATCCAGGCCTGGCTCCTagatgaaatgactgagggggcattttttttatcaattcaCAAACCATTTGAAGTGAGGTGTCACAGATTCTATCTGGACTGGCAATGCCCCTGTGGGTATCTTTAAGAGCACATTTCTCCAGCTTGCCAGTGGCCATCAACAATGAGCATTTACTAATTGAACTCATTCACAACAACCCTGGTGAGGACAACGAGCACACATGTGGTTGTTAAGATGGTTTATGAttgtttgtgcagaaattcttcgTTTGTCTAAACTCGCAGTTTCATCGGACAACAAAACACGCAATTTAAAAGTCGGTCCAttagagaaaacatttaaataaatctgttagGAGACCTTATAAATTGGATATCTATAGTTAGGAATAGTGGAAAAGCGATACACATGTAACTTCTTGCAGCTCTGTGGCTGTCCGATTTGAACCAACGTTTCCTGtaaattattttccattaaGCTATAGTACCTGGTTTCACATTGTGGTTGGGAAAGTCATCAGTGACCTGACCTAACAGTATTACAACAGAAGATGACTTCCATGCTAGTAAAGGGCTATGCATATTTAACACTAGCTTTATCTTGAAACCATAGAATAAATATAAAGCCGTTTTCAGGTTAGGTTTTCACTGTCCTGAACTGAAACTTCTTATTTCCCAGTTTCAGTAGGATGTTGTTAAGAGATTCAGTGTGGTACCAACGTAATCCCATTCAGGAACCAGTTCTTctctgtttttttaaaacacctATGCTACATTTCACAAATATCTTGGTTGgagaaaatcataaaataaataaatgaacaatatCTACTCAGGATTACATATAATTGATAtatagttaaataataaatacataaaaatcaaATACTATAATAATATTTACTGTGTGGACTTGCAGTTTGAAATTGATATACCAGTAAAAATGAAAGTAGGGTGTCTTGTCTGTAGAGGTGAACAGAGGGGTAAAAAAAAACCTTCACAGATTTTAATTCTTTGGAAAGTTTATTGGAAATGTAATAAAGGTAACAACCAATTACTGGCCTATACACACTAGTCAATTACATGGATTCCTTTATTCGACTATGTGGAGTCATTGGTTTTACAGCACTGCTGTCACATTCATGGGCAGTTGACTAGTTTCCTAGTGGTTCAATTTATCTACAAGAacatcagtcaatcaaatgtattttataacagCCTTTTATTTGGACAGCTTAAGCTGAGCAGgcaaagaagagcaaatgtctcttactgagtgagtggtTGGCTGataaccccttgttaaatagcgtagtggttagagacacagccTGCCATGTGGATGACTGGTGTTCCATCCTTGCCACAAACAGGACAAAGTATGTGTTTTGGAACAGACAAAAACTTATATGGTttcaagcttcagtagcttcattatagtaagcctaaaataaaactgtttaaggttatttttctggtggatttttgaagtatgcgTCAGTGCATGCTATTTAGGGTAATATAGAcctagaccacaaccccttgcacagtaaaagaggaggggtttccacaaatATCTCATCTTTTCGCtagatgaaaaagtcagttattgtcacctatattgattgtgactgtatcaatgtcattcatgaaggaaagacaaaggaacattgtTGTACcataaaatagctttggcagtgtaaagttcatcttcaagaactgccaccttaacgtggtggaggggtttgagtacccgagtgaccctaggagctatgttgtctggggctatatgcccctggtagggtctcccaaggcaaacaggtcttaggcgacgggtcagactaagagcggttcaaaaccccttaatgaagaattcaattttgagtaccgtgacgtcgcccggtatggcgcagccggggccccaccccggagccaggcccggggttggggctcgaatgcgagcgcctggtggccgggccttcccccatggggcccggccgggctcagcccgaacgggtgacgtggggccgccctcccgtgggctcaccacccacaggagggaccataaggggccggtgcaaagaggatcgggcggcagtcgaaggcaggggcctagacaacccgatctctggacacggaaactggctctagggacgtggaatgtcacctcgctggcggggaaggagcctgagttagtgcgtgaggttgagaggttccgattagaggtagtcgggatcacctctatgcacggcttgggctctggaaccacactccttgagagaggatggactcttcaccactctggagttgcccatggtgagaggcggcgggctggtgtgggtttgctcatagctccccagctctgccgccatgtgttggagtttaccccggtgaacgagagggtcgtttccctgcgcctacgggtcggggataggtctctcactgttgtttgtgcctacgggcctaacggcagtgcagagtacccgaccttcttggagtctctgggaggggtgctggaaagtgctccgactggggactctattgttctactgggggacttcaacgcccacgtgggcaacgacagtgatacctggaggggcgtgattgggaggaacggcccccctgatctgaacccgagtggtgttcagttattggacttctgtgctagtcacagtttgtccataatgaacaccatgttcaaacataagggtgtccatcagtgcacgtggcaccaggacaccctaggccgcaggtcgatgatcgacttcgttgtcgtctcatctgacctgcggccgtatgtcttggacactcgggtgaagagaggggcggagctgtcaactgatcaccacctggtggtgagttggatccgatggcgggggaggaagctggacagactcggcaggcccaagcgtactgtaagggtctgctgggaacgtctggccgagtctcctgtcagagagatctttaactcccacctccggcagagcttcgactggatcccgagggaggttggagatattgagtccgagtggaccatgttctccaccgccattgtcgaagcggccgctcggagctgtggccgtaaggtctccggtgcctgtcgaggcggcaatccccgaacccggtggtggacaccgg contains:
- the LOC109615595 gene encoding uncharacterized protein LOC109615595; the protein is MRSNYRWYLTGLSHSILVGLLLLLGIYGQDNKSDCYPELRVQRNTVWKASPGDYLEINCTVILCPDSSSFILWRKIIGSDWVPVKRTALIEIKWQRRRNNGTSFLVFKRIDVNDSGLYQCTLESAVSHGIHVTVSESVEGTTVVNQKNETGSVDGTTMNNQKKETDITPGQRDSFLEGLWLYVYKSAVLVVFVIMVLTIFMLSKHGCKGVCPSRQPKIEEQPERQNIAIPLTEPVSPRPKPSPHQAQQKRRSNSLPDSIYEKITASEHLTCAAANQVAAPVEDDCTDGTRKWYEANL